The sequence below is a genomic window from Thermoproteota archaeon.
AAATTCCCTTGGAAATGAAGTCATTACATTTAGTTTATTTGATACTGAAAACCAAAAACTAATTCCAAAATTAAAAGAAATATCTTTTGTTAAAGATGTCAAACTCAAAGAAGAAAAAATCACTGTCTTTACTTCAAATGGTACCGAAGTAATTCCAAAAATTTTTCAAATCTCATCTGAGCTTGGAATAAAAATTAAAACAATTTCATTAACACAACCTTCATTGGATGATGTTTTCATAAATTATACTGGACATCAACTTCGTGATGAAAATGGAACTTCAATTCGTAAAAAAGGATACAAAAGAATGATGAGGTTTAACTCTTGATCACTTCTGATACCTATACAATATTTTGGAGGGAGCTAAAGAGATATAGAAAATCTCGCAGCGGTGTCTTAATTAGATTAATTCAGCCTGCAATTTGGATTATCGTAATCGGAAATACATTTGCTGGTACTCAACCTCTCATTGAAGCAGTTGGTTTTGATGGAGAATACATTGAATTCATGGCCCCTGGAGTGATTGTGTTAACTGCAATCTTTACTAGTATTTTTGGTGGCGTCAATACACTTTGGGATAGACGATATGGATTTATGAACAAAGCACTCACTTCGCCGATTTCACGTTCTTCAATTGCACTTGGAAAGATGCTTGCAATATCTCTAATCGCTGCATTACAAGCAAGTCTCATTATAGGAATTGCGTTAGCTATTGGTGTTAGCTTTCCGAATTTCTTTGTAATTGTACCAATTATGGCTATAGTGATATTATTCTCCTTGGGCTTTTCTGGAATCTCAGTAACTGTGGCAGCTACTGCAAAATCGCAAGAAACCTTTTGGGGAATTATCAATTTTCTTGGAATGCCATTATTCATGCTGAGTCCTGCCTTATTTCCACTTGAGCTCTTACCTGATTGGTTGGCAACTGCTGCTCAACTGAATCCTGTGACCTATACAGTATTGTTGGTCAGGGAACTAATGACTGGAGTTGGTGAGGGTGTTTCTGCAATTATGAGTATTGGAATCATTTCGGCATTTGTTCTATTGATGGTTGGAATTGCCAGCTATACATTTACGCGTGAAGTAAACAAACCATTCTAAATTCACCTAAAATTGACAAAAACTACAACAATTCCTAACTAGTGAGATCTTTTTCAGATATAGAGACTCACGCCTGTTGAAGTCAGCAGCATTACTAGTCATATTATTTTCAGTAATACTTGTAGGATCTGCGCCTGTGTTTGCAAGCACAAGCTCCAGTCATCCATTCATTTTGAAATGGGGTGAATCAGGATTAAATTCACCTGGAAAATTCTCCAATCCTCAAAACATAGCAATTGATTCTAGCGATAATGTCTACGTAACAGACTTGGGTAATAAAAGAGTCCAAAAATTCTCCAGTTCTGGAGGTTTTCTAAAAGCTTGGGGAAGTAGCGGAAGTGATCCTGGCAAATTTTCATCCCCATCTGGCATTACCACTACAAAAGATGCCGTCTTTGTTGTCGATAGCCAATTACACAAAGTCCAAAAATTTGATCTTGAGGGAAATTTCATTCTTCAATGGGGAATTCAAGGTAGTAATCCCGGTGAATTTTTACTCCCTAATGGAATAGCTTCTGATAAATCTGGAATGATTTTTGTAGTTGATACTGGAAATCATAGAATCCAAAAATTTGATTCTGATGGAAATTTTATCTCGTCATTTGGAAAAAGTGGAATATCTGATGACAAATTTGTCTCCCCATTAGGAATTGCAATTGACCCTGCAGGAAATATCTATGTCTCTGACACAGGAGATAACAGCATTAAAAAATTTGATTCTAATGGAAATTTTGTTAGCATAATTGATTCCAGTGTAGGTGGAACTGCAATAAAGGTACAGGGAATCACAATTGATCCTGAAGGAAATCTATATGCAGTTGATACTGGAAGTGA
It includes:
- a CDS encoding ABC transporter, encoding MITSDTYTIFWRELKRYRKSRSGVLIRLIQPAIWIIVIGNTFAGTQPLIEAVGFDGEYIEFMAPGVIVLTAIFTSIFGGVNTLWDRRYGFMNKALTSPISRSSIALGKMLAISLIAALQASLIIGIALAIGVSFPNFFVIVPIMAIVILFSLGFSGISVTVAATAKSQETFWGIINFLGMPLFMLSPALFPLELLPDWLATAAQLNPVTYTVLLVRELMTGVGEGVSAIMSIGIISAFVLLMVGIASYTFTREVNKPF